In Staphylococcus lloydii, the following proteins share a genomic window:
- the noc gene encoding nucleoid occlusion protein translates to MKKPFSKLFGLKNKDDIVGYIEEEHNNNVESIHIERIVPNRYQPRQVFEPNKIKELAESIAEHGLLQPIVVRPIEEDMYEIIAGERRFRALQSLQHTHADVIIRPLDDEETAVVALIENIQRENLSVIEEAEAYKKLLDIGDTTQHELAKSVGKSQSFIANKLRLLKLAPKVIERLRENKITERHARALLSLSQEDQAEMVEQIISQKLNVKQTEARVKQKVGPEKVKAQKFQFSKDLTQARDEVGKSIETIEKSGIQVEHKGKEYDDYYEIKIKLYK, encoded by the coding sequence ATGAAAAAACCTTTTTCTAAATTATTTGGTTTAAAAAATAAAGATGACATCGTTGGTTATATCGAAGAAGAGCACAATAATAATGTTGAATCTATACACATTGAACGAATCGTCCCTAACCGTTATCAACCAAGACAAGTATTTGAGCCAAATAAAATAAAAGAACTTGCAGAATCAATAGCTGAACATGGCTTGCTTCAACCTATCGTTGTGCGTCCGATTGAAGAAGATATGTATGAAATTATTGCGGGTGAACGTCGTTTTAGAGCGTTACAATCATTGCAACATACGCATGCTGATGTTATTATTCGTCCGCTAGATGACGAAGAGACTGCAGTTGTAGCTTTAATTGAAAATATACAACGTGAAAATTTATCTGTGATTGAAGAAGCGGAAGCCTACAAGAAATTGTTAGACATTGGTGATACTACGCAGCACGAGTTGGCTAAAAGTGTTGGCAAGAGTCAAAGTTTTATCGCTAACAAATTAAGATTATTAAAACTTGCGCCTAAAGTAATAGAGAGATTGCGTGAGAATAAAATTACAGAACGACATGCGCGTGCACTATTAAGCTTATCTCAAGAAGATCAAGCCGAGATGGTGGAACAGATTATAAGCCAAAAATTAAACGTTAAGCAAACAGAAGCGCGTGTTAAACAAAAGGTCGGCCCTGAAAAAGTTAAAGCACAGAAATTCCAATTTTCTAAGGATTTAACACAGGCACGTGACGAAGTAGGCAAAAGTATAGAAACTATAGAAAAATCAGGTATTCAAGTTGAACATAAAGGCAAAGAATACGATGATTACTATGAAATTAAAATTAAATTATATAAATAG
- the rsmG gene encoding 16S rRNA (guanine(527)-N(7))-methyltransferase RsmG, with the protein MSIQWLTDQLAEQDIILSEQQQQQFQRYYELLVEWNEKMNLTSITDEHDVYLKHFYDSIAPSFYTDMDKDYSVCDVGAGAGFPSIPLKIVYPELKVTIVDSLNKRIQFLNHLAAELELEQVNFVHDRAETFGKGDCRESYDIVTARAVARLSVLSELCLPLVKKGGRFVALKSTKGDEELDDAKFGIGIFGGKLEQMISYELPEDAGERQMMIFEKRSLTPKKYPRKPGMPNKSPLTK; encoded by the coding sequence ATGAGTATACAATGGTTAACTGACCAGTTGGCAGAACAGGATATAATTTTATCTGAACAACAGCAACAGCAATTTCAAAGGTATTACGAACTGCTAGTTGAATGGAATGAAAAAATGAATCTTACAAGCATCACAGATGAACATGATGTTTATTTAAAACATTTTTATGATTCAATAGCGCCGAGTTTTTATACTGATATGGATAAAGATTATAGTGTTTGTGATGTTGGCGCTGGTGCAGGTTTTCCTAGTATTCCATTAAAAATCGTTTACCCTGAGTTGAAAGTTACAATTGTTGATTCTTTAAACAAACGAATACAATTTTTAAATCATTTGGCAGCTGAATTAGAATTAGAACAGGTGAATTTCGTGCATGACCGCGCAGAAACATTCGGCAAAGGAGACTGCAGGGAGTCTTATGATATTGTTACAGCGAGAGCCGTTGCACGACTTTCAGTGTTAAGCGAGTTATGTTTACCACTTGTTAAAAAAGGTGGGCGATTTGTAGCATTAAAATCGACCAAAGGTGATGAAGAGTTAGATGATGCTAAGTTCGGTATCGGCATTTTCGGTGGTAAGCTAGAGCAAATGATTTCATATGAATTACCAGAAGATGCTGGTGAACGACAAATGATGATTTTTGAAAAACGAAGTCTTACACCTAAAAAATATCCTAGAAAACCAGGTATGCCGAATAAATCACCGTTAACAAAATAG